Proteins encoded together in one Sulfitobacter pontiacus window:
- a CDS encoding putative PEP-binding protein: MTTLVTQTAPIANDTHGGRAKCLQRLVRLDLPVPRTVALPFDVVLEIAQGQIPDLQAVADEFPQDALLCVRPSSQDPDWGGPGAVMNIGMNDDRYADYCERMGEGPASALYTRFVQSYAVNVARLDPDMFDDVEGDGREALLQSLRAYELETEESFPQDRVTQLTAVLSSMARAWEGTSARLLRQAKGAPADAGLGLIVQQMVFGVGTGICGSGVLQLVDSTTGLPQITGRYLSQSQGRDALQDTADALYLTRDPRGPSLEEHAPEAFEMLKQHAALMRVRLRAEMQVEFVISDGELFILDGVRVSRSSRAAVRIAVALADEGIIPREEALMRVQPRTLTELLHRQVDPRVKRDVIGRGIAASPGAATGRIVFNANDAQASAARGEKCILVRRETSPEDIRGMHAAQAVLTERGGITSHAAVIGRGMGLPCVVGASSMRFDLVKGVITAPDGRMFKAGDEITLDGTSGEVLCGAADMLEPLLDATFQKLMSWAEDAADIGIRANADTPADAQTARNFDAQGIGLCRTEHMFFDPSRLTVMREMIFADTSEGRRAVLERLLPMQRDDFIQLFRIMQGQPVCIRLFDPPLHEFLPSTRTGQRDLAEALDLPLSNVTRRIEAMTEYNPMLGLRGVRLGVTVPEIYEMQARAIFEATIEASRDGDPVVPEIMIPLVSAKREVELIKASVDKIATAVKSERGASFTYRLGVMVETPRAALRAGEISPHCSFLSFGTNDLTQMTYGLSRDDAGRFMSTYVQQGVFPEDPFHMLDRDGVGELLQLGAARGREAQPGITLSICGEHGGNPESIAFCRDAGFDYVSCSPFRVPVARLAAAQLAIADKIG; encoded by the coding sequence ATGACAACCCTTGTGACCCAAACCGCCCCCATCGCGAATGATACGCATGGGGGGCGTGCGAAATGTCTGCAACGTCTGGTCCGTCTTGATCTGCCGGTGCCGCGCACCGTGGCGCTGCCCTTTGATGTCGTGCTCGAGATTGCGCAGGGACAGATCCCCGATCTGCAAGCGGTCGCTGATGAATTCCCCCAAGACGCGCTGCTGTGCGTGCGCCCCTCTAGCCAGGACCCGGATTGGGGCGGGCCGGGGGCGGTGATGAACATCGGCATGAACGATGACCGCTATGCCGACTATTGCGAACGCATGGGCGAGGGACCCGCATCGGCGCTTTATACCCGTTTCGTGCAATCCTATGCCGTCAATGTGGCGCGGCTGGACCCCGATATGTTCGACGACGTCGAAGGCGACGGGCGCGAGGCGCTGCTGCAATCCCTGCGGGCCTACGAGCTTGAGACCGAAGAAAGCTTCCCCCAGGACCGTGTGACCCAGTTGACCGCCGTGCTCAGTTCCATGGCGCGGGCGTGGGAGGGTACCTCGGCGCGGCTGTTGCGGCAGGCCAAGGGGGCACCTGCGGATGCGGGGCTGGGCCTGATCGTGCAGCAGATGGTGTTCGGTGTGGGCACGGGCATTTGCGGCTCGGGCGTGTTGCAACTGGTGGACAGCACCACCGGCTTGCCACAGATCACCGGGCGGTACCTGAGCCAGTCGCAGGGGCGCGACGCCTTGCAGGACACCGCCGATGCGCTTTACCTGACGCGCGATCCGCGCGGCCCGTCGCTTGAGGAACACGCCCCCGAAGCTTTCGAGATGCTCAAACAGCACGCGGCGCTGATGCGGGTGCGGCTGCGCGCCGAGATGCAGGTGGAATTCGTCATCTCTGACGGAGAGTTGTTTATCCTTGATGGCGTGCGCGTGTCGCGGTCCTCGCGGGCGGCGGTGCGGATCGCGGTGGCGCTGGCGGACGAAGGGATCATCCCCCGCGAAGAGGCGCTGATGCGTGTCCAGCCCCGCACCCTGACAGAGCTGTTGCACCGGCAGGTTGACCCACGGGTGAAACGCGATGTGATCGGGCGCGGCATTGCCGCCAGCCCCGGTGCCGCCACCGGCCGGATCGTGTTCAACGCGAATGACGCGCAAGCCAGTGCCGCACGGGGCGAGAAATGTATTCTGGTGCGCCGCGAAACCTCGCCCGAGGATATTCGCGGGATGCATGCCGCCCAAGCCGTGCTGACCGAACGCGGTGGGATCACCAGCCACGCCGCGGTGATCGGGCGGGGCATGGGCTTGCCCTGCGTCGTCGGTGCCTCGTCGATGCGGTTCGATCTGGTCAAGGGGGTGATCACGGCCCCCGACGGGCGGATGTTCAAGGCAGGCGATGAAATCACCCTCGACGGCACCTCGGGAGAGGTGCTGTGCGGGGCCGCGGATATGCTTGAGCCGCTGCTGGACGCGACCTTCCAAAAGCTCATGTCCTGGGCCGAAGACGCTGCCGACATCGGGATACGTGCCAACGCTGACACCCCGGCCGACGCGCAAACCGCGCGCAATTTCGACGCGCAGGGGATCGGGCTGTGCCGGACAGAGCATATGTTCTTTGACCCCAGCCGCCTGACCGTGATGCGCGAGATGATCTTTGCCGATACCAGCGAAGGCCGCCGCGCCGTGCTGGAGCGGTTGCTGCCCATGCAACGCGATGATTTCATTCAGCTTTTCCGCATCATGCAGGGTCAGCCGGTGTGCATCCGTCTGTTCGATCCGCCCTTGCACGAATTCCTGCCTTCGACCCGCACCGGTCAACGCGATCTGGCCGAGGCGCTGGATTTGCCGCTGTCCAACGTGACCCGGCGGATCGAGGCTATGACCGAATATAACCCGATGCTCGGCCTGCGCGGCGTGCGTCTTGGCGTGACGGTGCCCGAAATCTACGAGATGCAGGCCCGCGCGATCTTCGAGGCCACGATCGAAGCCAGCCGCGATGGCGACCCCGTGGTGCCCGAGATCATGATCCCGCTTGTTTCGGCCAAACGCGAGGTGGAGCTGATCAAGGCCAGCGTCGACAAGATCGCAACGGCGGTGAAATCCGAACGCGGCGCGAGCTTTACCTACCGTTTGGGCGTGATGGTCGAAACGCCCCGTGCCGCCCTGCGCGCCGGAGAGATTTCGCCCCATTGTTCCTTCCTCAGTTTCGGGACAAACGACCTGACGCAGATGACCTATGGGTTGAGCCGAGATGACGCGGGACGGTTCATGTCGACCTACGTGCAGCAGGGCGTTTTCCCCGAAGATCCGTTCCATATGCTGGACCGTGATGGCGTCGGAGAGCTGCTTCAGCTTGGTGCCGCGCGGGGGCGGGAAGCACAACCTGGGATTACCTTGTCGATCTGCGGAGAGCACGGCGGCAACCCCGAATCGATTGCTTTTTGCCGTGACGCGGGTTTCGACTACGTTTCTTGCTCACCTTTCCGTGTCCCGGTAGCCAGATTGGCGGCGGCTCAACTCGCAATCGCGGACAAGATAGGGTAG
- a CDS encoding DUF6446 family protein, producing MNGKIVGGVILVAAAIAGLALYYLQVYGYYHEAAAPDEGVSLVSISSNASEPILTDNFRAIDADSSPIRYRACFDTSLSLAMLSETYVVSDEVTPRNAPGWFDCFDAKAIAEEIEAGTALTFLGQKNVHFGVDRIVAITSDGRGYVWHELNDCGDKAYDGTVVGEACPERPAD from the coding sequence ATGAACGGTAAAATTGTAGGAGGCGTCATCTTGGTTGCAGCAGCCATTGCGGGTCTCGCGCTTTATTATCTCCAGGTCTACGGCTATTATCACGAGGCAGCGGCACCGGATGAGGGCGTCTCGCTGGTGTCGATCTCCAGCAATGCGTCCGAGCCGATCCTGACCGACAATTTCCGCGCCATCGACGCCGACAGCTCGCCCATCCGCTACCGCGCATGTTTCGACACCTCGCTCAGCCTCGCCATGCTGTCCGAAACCTATGTCGTCAGCGACGAGGTCACGCCGCGCAATGCACCGGGCTGGTTCGACTGTTTCGACGCCAAGGCCATCGCAGAAGAGATCGAGGCAGGCACGGCGCTGACCTTTCTGGGCCAGAAGAACGTGCATTTCGGCGTAGACCGTATCGTTGCGATCACTTCGGACGGGCGCGGCTATGTCTGGCACGAGCTGAACGATTGTGGCGACAAAGCCTATGATGGCACCGTGGTGGGCGAAGCTTGCCCGGAACGCCCCGCCGACTGA
- a CDS encoding serine protease, giving the protein MTRLFAALIAALFIAPFAFAQSADDVVWIQVEAQPNLAAATDRARAYSANLEDVNGFALGGSWYGIAVGPYRRDDAELLLRRYRRDGVIPRDSFIQLSERFQQQFWPVGANVLNIPLIAPVDPASPTDTQTDSEITQTTLPPASEALEQENTATVEAETTQVPVLPEPPRDETLAEARASERDLDREAREQLQVALKWAGFYNAAIDGAFGRGTRGSMADWQGANGYDATGVLTTLQRAALLKQYNAVLEGLGLQVVRNADAGIEMVMPTKIVGFDRFEPPFAHYNGTGDIDARVLLISQAGDQDTLFGLYDIMQTLEIVPEEGPRERKSDSFELIGENGRIVSQTQVSLQNGEIKGFTLIWPAGDEDRRRRVIAEMTKSFTRLPGTLDAAAGGGDRQAVDLVSGLQIRSPKISRSGFFIDGRGTVATTSEAVQSCGRLTLDDETELDVVVDDAASGISLLKPRAALSPLDVAAFNTVPPRLQSEIAVAGFPYEGVLGSATVTYGTLADVRGLQGEENIARLALEARSGDAGGPILDRDGRVLGMLLPRANGARELPEDVAFAVESKVIAELAQKAGVTVDTTASSTTIKPQDLREKAKGMTVLVSCWE; this is encoded by the coding sequence ATGACGCGACTGTTTGCGGCCCTGATCGCCGCCTTGTTTATTGCCCCGTTTGCCTTTGCACAGTCTGCCGATGATGTGGTTTGGATACAGGTCGAAGCCCAGCCCAATCTGGCCGCGGCGACCGATCGCGCACGTGCCTATAGCGCCAATCTTGAGGATGTGAACGGCTTTGCCTTGGGCGGCAGCTGGTATGGAATCGCGGTCGGCCCCTATCGCCGTGATGACGCAGAGCTGTTGTTGCGCCGCTACCGCCGGGACGGGGTGATTCCGCGCGACAGCTTTATCCAGCTTTCTGAACGGTTCCAGCAGCAGTTCTGGCCCGTAGGCGCGAACGTCCTGAACATTCCGCTGATCGCACCGGTTGACCCTGCATCCCCCACCGATACCCAGACAGACAGTGAGATCACGCAAACCACCCTGCCCCCCGCCAGCGAAGCGCTGGAGCAAGAGAACACCGCCACCGTAGAGGCAGAAACCACGCAAGTCCCCGTCCTGCCAGAACCACCACGTGACGAAACCCTGGCCGAAGCGCGCGCCAGCGAACGGGATCTTGACCGCGAAGCGCGCGAACAGCTGCAGGTCGCGCTGAAGTGGGCCGGGTTTTACAATGCCGCGATCGACGGTGCCTTCGGGCGGGGTACGCGGGGGTCTATGGCCGATTGGCAAGGGGCCAACGGCTATGACGCCACCGGCGTGCTGACAACGCTGCAACGCGCCGCCCTTCTGAAACAATATAACGCCGTGCTCGAAGGTCTGGGCCTGCAGGTCGTGCGCAACGCCGACGCGGGGATCGAGATGGTGATGCCGACCAAGATCGTGGGGTTTGACCGGTTCGAGCCCCCCTTCGCTCATTACAATGGCACCGGCGACATCGACGCGCGGGTTCTGCTGATCAGTCAGGCGGGCGATCAGGATACGCTCTTTGGCCTGTATGACATCATGCAGACCCTTGAAATCGTCCCCGAAGAAGGCCCGCGCGAGCGGAAGTCCGACAGTTTCGAGCTGATCGGCGAGAACGGCCGCATCGTCAGCCAGACGCAGGTGTCGCTGCAGAATGGCGAGATCAAGGGCTTCACCCTCATCTGGCCCGCCGGGGACGAAGACCGCCGCCGCCGCGTGATTGCCGAGATGACGAAATCCTTCACCCGCCTGCCCGGTACGCTGGATGCCGCAGCCGGGGGTGGCGACCGTCAGGCTGTCGATCTGGTGTCGGGTCTGCAAATCCGGTCGCCGAAAATCTCGCGCTCGGGCTTCTTCATTGATGGGCGCGGTACTGTTGCCACCACATCCGAGGCGGTGCAAAGCTGTGGTCGTCTGACGCTGGACGACGAGACAGAGCTTGATGTGGTTGTTGACGACGCGGCCAGCGGGATCAGCCTGCTGAAACCCCGCGCAGCACTTTCGCCCTTGGATGTGGCGGCGTTCAACACCGTGCCCCCCCGTTTGCAGTCCGAAATCGCGGTTGCGGGTTTCCCCTATGAAGGCGTGCTTGGATCTGCGACGGTGACCTATGGCACGCTGGCCGATGTGCGTGGGCTGCAAGGCGAAGAGAACATCGCCCGCCTCGCGCTAGAAGCCCGCAGCGGGGACGCGGGCGGTCCGATTCTGGATCGTGACGGGCGGGTCTTGGGCATGTTGCTGCCCCGTGCCAATGGCGCACGCGAATTGCCCGAAGATGTCGCCTTTGCGGTTGAATCCAAGGTCATCGCAGAGCTTGCGCAAAAGGCCGGTGTCACCGTGGATACCACGGCCAGCAGCACCACGATCAAGCCGCAGGACCTGCGTGAAAAAGCCAAGGGCATGACCGTACTGGTCAGCTGTTGGGAATAA
- the glyS gene encoding glycine--tRNA ligase subunit beta, whose protein sequence is MPDLLIELFSEEIPARMQARAADDLKKLVTNGLVDAGLTYASAAAFSTPRRLTLTVEGMLDASPSLVEERKGPKADAPEKAIEGFLRGAGLTRDQLEERDTPKGKILFAMINKPGRPAAEIVAEVLETTIRNFPWPKSMRWGSGSLRWVRPLHSILCILSAEDGAQTVPLTIDGITAGDTTRGHRFLAPDTITVSSFDDYSAKLKRAFVVLDPAERRDTIWNDATNMAFANGLEVVEDAGLLAEVAGLVEYPVVLMGQIGDDFLGLPPEVLQTSMKEHQKFFSVRNPKSGRIERFVTVANRTTADDGATILAGNEKVLSARLSDAKFFWENDLRIAQSEAGMQTWVDRLSNVTFHNKLGTQAELISRMEALAGELAPMVGADADEARAAARFAKADLSSEIVYEFPELQGLMGSYYAKAAGKSEAIAAAAQDHYAPLGPSDDVPTAPVSIAVALAEKIDKLTGFWAIDEKPTGSKDPFALRRAALGVIRILVENDLSLPVQRALVDGLSNRVDQDIESRVSKLAVELTENFSEVGSVLAELEATKSKEPKHLYDILERSEELQAQNEITSEQARDLAETYFSRASQVEYQTHGFVSENLLSFLHDRLKVYLKDQGVRHDIIDACIAMPQNDDLTLLVKRAKALSETLKTDDGENLIQGFKRANNILSQAEDADGVEYSFGADIKFAETEEERALFAALDTAEAQIKPAMEAQDFGTAMSAMASLRGPIDAFFDAVQVNADNATVRRNRLNLLSRIRTICSSVADLTKIDG, encoded by the coding sequence ATGCCCGACCTCCTGATAGAGCTTTTCTCGGAAGAAATTCCCGCCCGCATGCAGGCGCGCGCGGCGGATGATCTAAAGAAACTGGTGACGAACGGTCTGGTGGATGCGGGGCTGACCTATGCCTCTGCCGCGGCCTTTTCGACGCCGCGTCGCCTGACCCTGACCGTCGAAGGGATGCTGGACGCCAGCCCGTCGCTGGTCGAGGAACGCAAAGGCCCCAAGGCCGACGCGCCGGAAAAAGCCATCGAAGGGTTTCTGCGCGGCGCAGGGCTGACCCGCGACCAGCTGGAAGAGCGCGACACGCCCAAGGGCAAGATCCTGTTTGCCATGATCAACAAGCCGGGCCGTCCCGCAGCCGAGATCGTGGCCGAGGTGCTGGAAACCACCATTCGCAACTTCCCATGGCCCAAATCCATGCGGTGGGGCAGTGGCAGCTTGCGGTGGGTGCGCCCGTTGCATTCGATCCTGTGTATCCTGTCGGCTGAAGATGGCGCGCAGACTGTGCCCTTGACCATCGACGGGATCACCGCAGGCGACACCACGCGCGGGCACCGCTTTCTGGCCCCCGATACAATCACCGTCAGCAGCTTTGACGACTACAGCGCCAAGCTGAAACGCGCCTTTGTCGTGCTCGACCCGGCAGAGCGGCGCGATACGATCTGGAACGACGCGACCAATATGGCCTTTGCCAACGGGCTTGAGGTGGTCGAGGATGCGGGGCTGCTGGCCGAGGTCGCAGGGCTGGTGGAATATCCCGTCGTGCTGATGGGGCAGATTGGCGATGATTTCCTTGGTCTGCCGCCCGAGGTGCTGCAAACCTCGATGAAAGAGCACCAGAAGTTCTTTTCCGTGCGCAACCCCAAGTCGGGCCGCATCGAACGCTTTGTCACCGTCGCCAACCGCACCACCGCCGACGATGGCGCGACCATTCTGGCAGGCAATGAAAAAGTGCTCTCTGCACGTCTGTCGGACGCCAAATTCTTCTGGGAAAACGATCTGCGCATCGCGCAATCGGAGGCCGGAATGCAGACCTGGGTGGACCGTCTGTCCAACGTGACCTTCCACAACAAGCTGGGCACACAGGCAGAGCTGATCTCGCGCATGGAAGCACTGGCTGGTGAGCTCGCCCCGATGGTCGGGGCCGACGCAGACGAGGCCCGCGCCGCCGCCCGTTTCGCCAAGGCCGATCTGTCGTCCGAAATAGTCTATGAATTCCCCGAACTTCAGGGCCTTATGGGCAGCTACTATGCCAAAGCCGCCGGCAAGTCCGAGGCCATCGCCGCCGCCGCCCAAGACCACTATGCGCCGCTGGGTCCATCCGACGACGTGCCAACCGCGCCCGTGTCTATCGCCGTGGCGCTGGCAGAGAAAATCGACAAGCTGACCGGCTTCTGGGCGATTGATGAAAAGCCGACCGGGAGCAAAGATCCGTTTGCGCTGCGTAGGGCGGCCTTGGGCGTTATTCGGATTTTGGTTGAGAATGATTTGAGTTTGCCTGTACAGCGCGCCCTAGTTGATGGCCTTTCAAATAGAGTTGATCAAGATATCGAAAGTAGGGTGTCGAAGCTGGCAGTGGAGCTAACAGAGAATTTTTCTGAGGTCGGAAGTGTACTTGCTGAGTTGGAAGCAACCAAGTCTAAAGAACCAAAACACCTTTACGACATACTGGAACGTAGTGAAGAACTTCAGGCCCAGAACGAAATAACTTCCGAACAAGCGAGAGATTTGGCGGAAACCTACTTCTCCAGAGCATCGCAAGTTGAATACCAGACTCATGGTTTTGTTTCTGAAAACCTTCTCTCCTTCCTCCACGACCGTCTCAAAGTGTACCTCAAGGACCAAGGCGTCCGTCATGACATCATCGACGCTTGCATCGCCATGCCGCAGAACGACGACCTGACCCTGCTGGTCAAACGCGCCAAGGCGCTGAGCGAGACGTTGAAAACCGACGATGGGGAAAACCTGATCCAGGGGTTCAAGCGCGCCAACAATATTCTCAGCCAGGCCGAGGATGCGGATGGGGTGGAATACTCCTTCGGGGCGGACATCAAGTTTGCCGAGACCGAAGAAGAGCGCGCCCTGTTTGCCGCCCTTGATACCGCAGAGGCGCAGATCAAACCGGCGATGGAGGCACAGGATTTCGGCACGGCCATGTCCGCGATGGCGTCCTTGCGCGGCCCGATTGATGCCTTCTTTGATGCGGTGCAGGTGAACGCGGACAATGCGACGGTCCGGCGCAACCGGTTGAACCTGCTCAGCCGTATCCGCACGATCTGTAGCTCGGTCGCGGATCTGACGAAAATCGACGGGTAA
- a CDS encoding glycine--tRNA ligase subunit alpha, producing the protein MSDPVQRPRSFQEIILALQSYWARQGCAVLQPYDMEVGAGTFHPATTLRALGTNPWAAAYVQPSRRPTDGRYGENPNRLQHYYQFQALIKPSPPNLQELYLGSLEAIGIDMALHDIRFVEDDWESPTLGAWGLGWEVWCDGMEVSQFTYFQQVGGHDCHPVSGELTYGLERLAMYVLGVDHVMDMPFNSPDAPIPLTYGDVFKQTEEEYARWNFDVANTDVLLDHFVEAENECKAILAQDAVDPKTGKRIVMAHPAYDQCIKASHIFNLLDARGVISVTERQAYIGRVRTLAKACADAFVQTRAGGWSENAA; encoded by the coding sequence ATGTCCGACCCGGTCCAGCGCCCCCGTTCATTTCAGGAAATCATCCTCGCCCTACAGTCCTATTGGGCACGTCAGGGCTGTGCGGTCCTGCAGCCCTACGACATGGAAGTCGGCGCGGGTACGTTCCACCCGGCAACGACCCTGCGCGCGCTTGGCACCAACCCTTGGGCCGCCGCCTATGTGCAGCCCTCGCGCCGCCCGACCGACGGGCGCTATGGGGAAAACCCCAACCGTTTGCAGCATTACTACCAGTTTCAGGCACTGATCAAACCCAGCCCGCCCAACCTGCAAGAGCTCTACCTCGGATCGCTTGAGGCGATCGGGATCGATATGGCGCTGCATGACATCCGCTTTGTCGAGGATGATTGGGAAAGCCCCACTTTGGGCGCATGGGGACTGGGCTGGGAAGTCTGGTGTGATGGCATGGAAGTGTCGCAGTTCACCTATTTCCAGCAGGTCGGCGGCCATGATTGCCATCCTGTATCGGGCGAGCTGACCTACGGGCTCGAGCGTTTGGCGATGTATGTTCTGGGCGTCGATCACGTGATGGACATGCCCTTTAACAGCCCCGACGCGCCGATCCCGCTCACCTATGGTGATGTGTTCAAACAGACCGAGGAAGAATACGCCCGCTGGAACTTTGATGTCGCCAATACCGACGTGCTGCTGGACCATTTTGTCGAGGCCGAGAACGAGTGCAAGGCGATCCTTGCACAAGATGCCGTGGACCCCAAAACAGGCAAGCGCATCGTGATGGCGCACCCCGCCTATGACCAATGCATCAAGGCGAGCCACATCTTCAACCTGCTGGACGCACGCGGTGTCATCTCGGTGACAGAGCGTCAGGCCTATATCGGGCGGGTGCGCACCCTTGCCAAAGCCTGCGCTGACGCCTTTGTTCAGACACGGGCCGGCGGTTGGTCGGAAAACGCGGCATGA